A single genomic interval of Fructobacillus americanaquae harbors:
- a CDS encoding site-specific integrase produces the protein MQLKEVQTKKGKAWEVVGYLGLQPNGKRKKVQKRGFSSKREATAWFNNEVTRFSNGQSQYNEKAPKTVFTVRELYEMWLDGYQNTVEESSLVKVLSYFDLHILPTWGNTTISEITPLSLQKYLNTMQAKLIKYKKVVGYFNQLTKMAVKMDMIDVDPFTKVDMPRERKSQTKKKAMDAEEFKRFIEVLDGQYCQINRQAYTLLRLVAVTGMRTEEVLALQWKHVNFDGGYITIEQALGRGLHGNGYIKATKSETSTRTIKVASDMVRKLAQWYNLSKNKEPDSFVFNNNGKPLQPLRPNKWLHEVSDNYKVANGIAMHGLRHTWTTLALEQGASVKQVQSYLGHADANITLNVYAEITKKASEQTGEVLSNLIS, from the coding sequence ATGCAATTAAAAGAAGTTCAAACAAAGAAAGGCAAAGCGTGGGAAGTAGTCGGATATTTAGGACTACAGCCCAACGGGAAAAGAAAAAAGGTACAGAAGCGAGGTTTTTCAAGCAAACGAGAAGCAACAGCATGGTTTAACAATGAAGTAACACGGTTTAGCAACGGACAAAGTCAGTACAACGAAAAAGCCCCCAAAACAGTTTTTACTGTTCGAGAGCTTTATGAAATGTGGCTAGATGGTTACCAAAACACTGTAGAAGAAAGTAGCCTAGTGAAAGTATTAAGCTATTTTGACCTGCATATCTTGCCGACTTGGGGGAATACGACAATTAGTGAAATAACCCCGCTATCTTTACAGAAATATCTCAACACAATGCAGGCGAAACTGATTAAGTACAAAAAAGTAGTTGGCTACTTTAATCAACTTACTAAGATGGCCGTCAAGATGGACATGATAGACGTTGATCCGTTCACTAAGGTGGATATGCCAAGAGAGCGCAAGAGCCAGACGAAAAAGAAAGCCATGGACGCTGAAGAGTTCAAACGTTTTATCGAGGTGCTAGATGGTCAATATTGCCAGATTAACAGGCAGGCTTACACGCTATTGAGATTGGTAGCCGTCACGGGGATGAGAACGGAAGAAGTTCTTGCCTTGCAGTGGAAACATGTAAATTTTGATGGCGGTTATATCACAATAGAGCAGGCGCTAGGCCGTGGTTTGCATGGCAACGGATACATCAAGGCCACGAAGTCAGAGACCAGCACAAGAACAATTAAGGTAGCCAGTGACATGGTCAGGAAGTTGGCGCAATGGTATAACTTAAGCAAGAACAAAGAGCCTGATAGCTTTGTTTTCAATAACAACGGCAAACCATTGCAACCGCTCCGACCCAATAAGTGGCTACATGAGGTTAGTGATAATTACAAAGTGGCCAACGGCATAGCCATGCATGGCTTGCGACATACTTGGACAACATTAGCATTAGAACAAGGGGCAAGCGTGAAACAGGTACAAAGTTATTTAGGACATGCAGACGCCAATATCACGTTGAATGTTTATGCAGAAATTACCAAGAAAGCCAGCGAACAAACGGGCGAAGTCTTGAGCAATTTAATTAGTTAA
- a CDS encoding GNAT family N-acetyltransferase, which produces MAITFGKPNKNDLDKIMNIEHSGFSEAEAATANSMLERIKVIPDTFIVAYDEQEDPAGYIVGPASTERYITDNLFETSVPNSVHAPYQTILSLVVSPDKQKMGIASQLLQQLAIVAEQQGRQLITLTCLEKLVPFYERNGYQVDGISNSQHAGETWYNMMKKL; this is translated from the coding sequence ATGGCAATTACTTTTGGTAAACCAAATAAAAATGATCTAGATAAAATTATGAATATTGAACATTCAGGGTTTTCTGAAGCTGAAGCGGCTACTGCAAACAGCATGTTAGAACGAATAAAAGTTATCCCAGATACTTTTATTGTTGCCTATGATGAACAGGAAGATCCTGCAGGTTATATTGTCGGTCCGGCTTCGACGGAACGTTATATTACAGACAACCTATTTGAAACTTCAGTTCCAAATTCAGTGCATGCACCTTATCAAACAATTCTTAGTTTGGTAGTATCACCAGACAAACAAAAAATGGGCATTGCAAGTCAATTATTGCAACAGTTGGCCATAGTTGCTGAGCAACAAGGACGACAGTTAATAACCCTAACATGTTTAGAAAAATTGGTTCCATTTTATGAAAGAAACGGTTATCAAGTCGACGGCATTTCTAATTCTCAACATGCTGGTGAGACTTGGTATAACATGATGAAAAAGCTTTAA
- a CDS encoding MerR family transcriptional regulator, with protein MANKKQTFKIKDVAEKTGLTEYTLRYYEKERLIVPDRTPSNIRIYSEDDVNWLLFIEHMRSTDMSIEDLKHFVKLRRYGSDYEEEILHILVRHRKQVADKLQRYQENLNLLNHKIDMYTGQLRDRDQNLYEHFVDWLSAKKDEKQ; from the coding sequence ATGGCTAACAAAAAACAAACTTTTAAAATCAAAGACGTTGCGGAAAAAACCGGTTTAACTGAGTACACACTCCGCTACTATGAAAAAGAGAGACTGATTGTTCCTGATCGGACCCCTTCTAATATTCGAATTTATAGCGAAGACGATGTCAATTGGTTACTTTTTATTGAACACATGCGTTCTACCGATATGTCAATCGAGGATTTGAAACACTTTGTCAAATTGCGGCGGTATGGTAGCGATTATGAAGAAGAAATTTTACATATTTTAGTACGTCATCGAAAACAAGTAGCAGACAAATTACAACGATACCAAGAAAACCTCAACTTGCTGAACCATAAGATCGACATGTATACCGGCCAACTGCGTGACCGTGACCAGAATTTATATGAACATTTTGTTGACTGGCTGTCAGCAAAAAAAGACGAAAAACAATAG
- a CDS encoding carboxymuconolactone decarboxylase family protein — translation MKDKVTAGRDQLGQVAPDFARYNDDILFGEVWADDTLNPKTRSIATNSALISMGAFEQLPFHMAKAKENGVSEEEMAALITQLAFYTGWPKGWSAFSILKNVYGGEQ, via the coding sequence ATGAAAGATAAAGTAACAGCAGGTCGTGATCAACTGGGCCAGGTTGCTCCTGATTTTGCCAGATATAATGATGATATTTTATTTGGTGAAGTCTGGGCCGATGATACCTTGAATCCAAAGACGAGAAGTATAGCAACCAATTCGGCTTTGATTTCGATGGGAGCTTTTGAGCAATTACCGTTTCACATGGCGAAAGCCAAAGAAAATGGTGTTAGTGAAGAAGAGATGGCTGCGTTGATTACGCAATTAGCCTTTTATACAGGTTGGCCAAAAGGGTGGTCGGCCTTTAGTATTCTGAAAAATGTATACGGGGGAGAACAATGA
- a CDS encoding cupin domain-containing protein, with translation MTKFNELENGGIFGKGIPNPYGQFFIGDTFLNGLTTSPDEKISVGTVTFEPGSRNNWHIHHDGYQILLVTDGKGWYQEEGQPAQSLKQGDVIVTKDGIKHWHGAQADSWFEHIAITAGTPEWLEPVDDKTYQNL, from the coding sequence ATGACAAAATTTAATGAATTGGAAAATGGTGGTATTTTTGGCAAAGGAATCCCAAACCCATATGGGCAATTCTTTATTGGTGATACGTTTTTAAATGGTTTAACCACTAGTCCCGATGAAAAAATTTCAGTTGGGACGGTTACCTTTGAACCTGGGTCACGAAATAACTGGCATATTCACCATGATGGGTATCAAATTTTGCTCGTTACTGACGGAAAAGGCTGGTATCAAGAAGAAGGTCAACCTGCTCAATCTTTGAAACAGGGGGATGTGATTGTGACTAAAGATGGTATTAAACATTGGCATGGAGCGCAGGCGGACTCTTGGTTTGAACACATTGCGATTACGGCTGGAACACCTGAATGGTTGGAGCCTGTTGATGATAAAACATACCAAAATTTATAG